The following proteins come from a genomic window of Diceros bicornis minor isolate mBicDic1 chromosome 4, mDicBic1.mat.cur, whole genome shotgun sequence:
- the LOC131403373 gene encoding olfactory receptor 6K6 has product MTQLMTSENQTTVTEFLFSIFPHLHEGGLLFFIPLLLIYGLIITGNLMIFIVIQLNMALHIPMYFFISVLSFLEIWYTTTTIPKMLASLVTEQKTISLAGCLMQMYFLHSLGITEGCVLTAMAVDRYIAICNPLRYPTIMTPKLCIQLTVGSCLCGFFLVLPEITWIATLPFCGSNEIHQIFCDFTPVLSLACTDTSLVVIMDAIHAVEILVSFLVIALSYIRIIVVILGMPSAEGRHKAFSTCAAHLAVFLLFFGSVAVMYLRFSATYSVFWDTAIAVTFVILAPFLNPIIYSLRNKDMKDAIGRFFCYQKRASGVGR; this is encoded by the coding sequence ATGACACAGTTAATGACCAGTGAAAATCAGACAACGGTGACTGAGTTCCTCTTCTCTATATTCCCACATCTGCATGAAGGTGGCCTCTTATTCTTTATTCCCTTGCTTCTCATCTATGGGCTTATCATAACTGGGAACCTAATGATATTCATTGTCATCCAGCTGAACATGGCCCTGCACATCCCTATGTATTTCTTCATCAGTGTTCTCTCTTTCCTAGAGATCTGGTATACCACGACCACCATCCCCAAGATGCTCGCCAGCCTAGTCACTGAGCAAAAGACCATCTCTCTGGCTGGCTGCCTCATGCAGATGTACTTCTTACATTCTCTTGGTATCACAGAAGGCTGTGTCCTGACAGCGATGGCCGTTGACAGGTACATAGCTATCTGCAATCCTCTCCGTTACCCAACTATCATGACTCCCAAACTTTGTATCCAGCTGACAGTTGGATCCTGTCTCTGTGGCTTCTTCCTTGTGCTCCCCGAGATCACATGGATTGCCACCCTGCCTTTCTGTGGCTCCAATGAGATCCATCAgatcttctgtgacttcacacCTGTGCTGAGCTTGGCCTGCACAGATACATCCCTGGTGGTCATCATGGATGCCATCCATGCAGTGGAAATCTTAGTCTCCTTCCTGGTCATCGCCCTATCCTACATTCGGATCATCGTGGTGATTCTGGGGATGCCCTCGGCTGAGGGCCGtcataaagccttttctaccTGTGCTGCCCACCTTGCTGTGTTCTTGCTGTTTTTTGGCAGTGTGGCTGTCATGTACTTGCGATTCTCAGCTACCTACTCAGTGTTTTGGGACACAGCAATTGCTGTCACTTTTGTTATCCTTGCTCCCTTCCTCAACCCCATTATCTATAGCCTGAGAAACAAGGACATGAAAGATGCTATTGGGAGGTTTTTCTGCTATCAAAAGAGGGCCAGTGGGGTTGGGAGATAG